Part of the Aquamicrobium lusatiense genome is shown below.
CATGGCCTGCGAGGAGCCGCACCCTGACAGCGACGCAACGGCGATGGCGATGATCAGAAACCTGCTCATGACGATTCTCCGGAAAGGATGATTTTCCGAAACTCGGGAATGAGGGTTAAGATTTGATTGAGCCGGCCTGTCAGCCGGCGATGAGGGCTTTCACGCCATCCGCCACGAATTGCACGGCCAGCGCCGCCAGAATGACGCCCAGCAGGCGCGTGAGGATCGAGCGTCCGGTTTCGCCCAGAATGCGGTCGATGCGCTCAGCCAGAAGAAACACCAGATAGGTGACGGCAAGGCACAGGAAGATGATGCCGACAAGCGCTGCCTGTCCGGCAAAGCCCTGAAACGAGCCCGACAGAAGCACGGTGGCGGAAATTGCGCCGGGGCCGGCGATCAGGGGAATGGCGAGCGGGAAGGCGGCTATATTGTGGATGTGATCGCGGGTTATGGCAACGTCCGAAATCTTTTCCTTGCGGTCGTTGCGCTTCTCGAAAACCATTTCGAAGGCAATGAAGAAAAGCAGGAATCCGCCGGCGACGCGGAATGCCGCCAGCGTGATGCCGAAGACGGAGAGGATGGAAGAGCCCGCGACTGCGAAAAGCGCCAGCAGGGCAAAGCCGATCACGCTGGCACGCACTGACACCTGCTTGCGCTGGGCGCGGTTCATGTTGCTCGTTACAGCCAGGAATATCGGCGCCAGTCCGGGCGGATCTATCGTTACAAGCAGTGTAACGAACGCATTGAAAAGGCTGTCGAAATTCGGCATTGGCACATGTCCCCTGTCGTTTCAGGCTAACGCAACGCGGCCGCTGGCGCCAGTGGCGGGGCGGCGTATTCGGGCGGATGGTTCCGCGCGTGCAGGCAACCGGTTTGCCGATTTTCTCTAAAAACCCATATCCATTTGAAATAACGTGGAAAATCAGTTCTGGAAAAGATCGCTGACTGTTGGAGAATTGAGGGTCGATCCTATATAAGGGAAGAATGATTCCCAGAATGTGTGACCTGATTTGACCGACAAAGATACACCGCGCGGTGCCGACGGCGATCCGACTGGCATCGAACCGATTTCCATCGTCGAGGAGATGCAGCGCTCCTATCTCGATTACGCCATGAGCGTGATCGTCAGCCGCGCTCTGCCTGACGTTCGCGACGGCCTCAAGCCCGTCCATCGCCGTATCCTCTACGCGTCCCATGAAAGCGGCTACCACTGGAACCGCAAATATGTGAAGTCGGCCCGCCCGGTGGCCGACGTGATGGGTAAATACCATCCGCATGGCGATGCCTCGATCTACGACGCCCTTGTGCGCATGGCACAGGACTGGTCGATGAGCGTGCCGCTGATCGACGGGCAGGGCAATTTCGGCTCCATCGACGGCGATCCGCCGGCTGCCATGCGCTATACCGAAGCGCGCCTTGCGAAGGTCGCTCACGAGCTTCTGGAGGATATCGACAAGGACACTGTCGATTTTCAGGATACCTATGACGCCTCCGGTCAGGAACCGCGCGTCATTCCGGCTCGTTTCCCGAACCTGCTGGTCAATGGCTCGGGCGGTATCGCGGTCGGCATGGCCACGAACATTCCGCCGCACAATCTGGCCGAGGTCTGTAACGGCGCCATCGCCGTCATCGACAATCCCGCCATCGATCTGACGGACCTGATGGAGATCATTCCCGGTCCGGATTTCCCAACGGGAGGCATCGTCCTTGGCCGTTCGGGCATCTACAATGCCTATTCGACCGGCCGCGGGTCCATCGTGATGCGCGGCAAGGTCGATATCGAGCCCATGCGCGGTGATCGCGAAGCCATCGTCATCACCGAGGTTCCCTATCAGGTGAACAAGGCCTCGATGATCGAGAAGATGGCCGAACTGGTGCGCGACAAGCGCATTGAGGGCATCTCCGATATTCGCGACGAGAGCGACCGTCAGGGGTATCGCGTGGTGGTCGAGCTGAAGCGCGACGCCAATGCCGAGGTGATCCTCAACCAGCTCTATCGTTATACGCCTCTGCAAACCTCGTTTGGCGCCAATGTTGTGGCTCTGAATGGCGGCAAGCCGGAGGTCATGACGCTCATCGACATGCTGAAGGCCTTCGCTACGTTCCGCGAGGAGGTGATCAGCCGCCGCACGAAATATCTGCTGCGCAAGGCGCGCGACCGGGCCCATGTGCTGGTCGGTCTGGCGATTGCCGTTGCCAATATCGATGAAGTCATCAAGCTGATTCGTCATGCACCCGATCCGCAGACAGCTCGTGAGCAGCTGATGGAGCGCCGCTGGCCGGCGGCGGATGTGGAATCGCTGATCCATCTGATCGACGATCCGCGCCACCGCATCAACGAGGACGGCACCTACAACCTCTCCGAGGAACAGGCGCGCGCCATTCTCGAACTGCGGCTGCAGCGCCTCACCGCGCTTGGACGTGACGAGATCGCCGACGAGCTGAACACCATCGGTGAGGAAATCCGCGACTATCTGGACATTCTGTCCTCGCGCGCCCGTATCCAGCAGATCGTCAAGGATGAGCTGATCGCCGTTCGTGACGAGTTCGGCGTTCCGCGCCGGACGGAGCTTGCCGATGGCGGCGCCGATATGGATGACGAGGACCTCATCCAGCGTGAGGATATGGTCGTTACCGTCAGCCATTCCGGATACATCAAGCGCGTTCCGCTGTCGCTTTACCGGGCGCAGCGTCGCGGCGGCAAGGGCCGCTCCGGGATGTCGACAAAGGACGAGGATTTCGTCACCCGGCTGTTCGTGGCCAACACGCACACGCCGGTGCTTTTCTTCTCGTCACGCGGCATCGTCTACAAGGAAAAGGTGTGGCGACTACCCATCGGCAGCCCGCAATCGCGCGGCAAGGCGCTCATCAACATGCTGCCGTTGCAGCAGGGCGAGCGCATCACCACCATCATGCCGCTGCCCGAGGATGAGGCAAGCTGGGGTGAACTGGATGTGATGTTCGCCACTACCCGTGGCACCGTGCGCCGCAACAAGCTGTCCGACTTTGTTGACGTCAAGCGCAATGGCAAGATCGCCATGAAGCTGGATGAAGGCGACGAAATTCTGGGGGTCGAGACCTGCACCGAGAATGACGACGTGCTGGTGACGGTTGCGTCGGGACAGTGCATCCGCTTCTCCGTCTCGGATGTGCGCGTCTTTGCCGGCCGCAATTCGGTCGGCGTGCGCGGCATATCGATGGCGGAAGGCGATCGCGCCATTTCCATGACGATCATCGAACATGTCGATGCAAGCCCGGCCGAGCGCGCCGCCTATCTCAAGCGTGCTGCCGTCGAGCGGCGTCTGTTGTCCGGCAATGGTGACGACGAGGAAATTGCGCTCACCAACGAGGAAGTTGGCGAGGATGCGCAGATAGATGACGAGCGCTATGAATTCCTGAAGGCGCACGAACAGTTCGTGCTCACCGTCACGGAGTTCGGCTATGGCAAGCGCTCTTCATCTTACGATTTCCGGCTGACCAATCGTGGCGGCAAGGGCATTCGTGCCACCGACGTCTCGAAGGTCGATGAAATCGGCCGGCTTGTCGCGACATTCCCTGTGGGTAATGACGACCAGATCATGCTGGTTTCCGATGGCGGTACGGTGATCCGCGTCCCCGTCCACGGCATTCGCTTCGCCAGCCGTGCCACCAAGGGCGTTACCATCTTCAATACCGCCGAAGGCGAGAAGGTGGTTTCCGTCGAGCGGATTTCCGAACCCGGATCTGACGAGGACGAAAACGGCGACGCCGAAACTGATGCCGTCAATGGCGGCGAAGGTTCTGACGCAGCCGGCGATATTCCTGCTACTTCCGAAGGACCGGAAATTTCTGAAGGCGGTGAGCCGCAGGCGGAATGATCCGCAGCGACTCATGTCGGTTCAGCACAACTCCTGCGCTTCCCTACATCTGGTAGGGATTGCGCGGGCGCAGCGGAAAGCCGGCAGAGCGGCGTTGTGAGCGGTTGCGTTCCGCTTCCTGATGCAGTCCGAAAACTGTGGCTATCAGCATCGCGATAGTCATGGCGGCTGCGAGCATGTAAATAATCATGATCGTGTCTCCTGTAACCTCAACGCGTGACTGTGATTTTGGTTTCATGCTGATTGTTCTGCTTAAGTTCGGCGATTCGCCTTGAACGGCTTCTGACATGCCTGTTCATTCTGCATTCATGTGCGCCAAACCCATTTGAGGAAGCCAATGCGTTGCGTTCGGCTCCGGCTGTCTCTAGAAGCAATCTGCCATGACTGAACGTATCGCCATCTATGCCGGTTCCTTCGACCCGCTCACCAACGGCCATCTGGACGTGCTGAAAGCGTCGCTTGCGATTGCCGATAAGGTTTATGCCGCCATAGGCATTCATCCGGGCAAGAAGCCGCTGTTCTCATTCGAAGAACGCGTCGATCTGATCAGCTCGGTTGCACGCCATGAACTGGGCAGCGACAGCGAGCGCATTTCCGTCGTTTCGTTCGATGGGCTTGTGGTGGAGGCGGCGCGCCGTCTGGGGGCCTCGATCATGATTCGCGGGCTGCGCGACGGCACGGATCTCGATTACGAGATGCAGATGGCCGGCATGAACGAAGTCATGGCGCCTGATCTTCAGACCATCTTTCTGCCGGCAAGTCCTTCGGTGCGAACCATTACCGCCACACTCGTGCGGCAGATCGCTGCCATGGGCGGTAATATCGAGCCGTTCGTGCCCGCTGCGGTCGTCTCACCTCTGATCGCCAAATTCGCGAAATAGCTGGAGATATTCCATCATGCTCAAGAAGCTCGCGGCCTTTGCCATCGTGGTTGGCGGCCTTGCCGTCGCCGCGCTCCCGGTCACGGCCGCCGAACCTGAAGACACTCTTGTCCTGACACTCAAGGATGGCGATGTCACCATCGGGCTGCGCCCGGACCTCGCGCCAAAGCATGTCGAGCAGATCCGGAAGCTGGTGCGCGACGGCGCGTATGACAATGTGGCCTTCCACCGGGTCATTGACGGTTTCATGGCCCAGACCGGCGATGTGCAATACGGCGACATGGAAGACGGCTTCAATCCGGGTGCCGTCGGCACGGGTGGCTCCGATCTTCCGGACCTGCCGGCGGAGTTCTCGAACGAGAAGTTCGAGCGTGGCGTGGTCGGAATGGCCCGCGCGCAGAACCCGAACTCTGCGAATTCCCAGTTCTTCATCATGTTTGCACCGGCTCCGTCGCTGAACGGCGACTATACCGTTGTCGGCAAGGTCGAGAGCGGCATGGACCTGGTGGACAAGATCAAGAAGGGCTCAAACGCGCAGAATGGTGCGGTGGCCAGTCCCGATCGCATCGTCAAAGCCCGCATAGCGGCCGACAACTGATCATTTTAAAAGAGGAATTCTGAACATGGCTGAGATCAAGGACCGCGAAAACGCGCTCATCATGGAAACCACGCAGGGACAGGTGGTGATTGAACTGTTCCCCGATCTGGCCCCCGGCCATGTCGGGCGCATCAAGGAACTGGCCCGCGAAGGCGCTTATGATGGCGTTGTTTTCCACCGCGTCATCGATGGCTTCATGGCCCAGACCGGCGACGTGAAGTTCGGCAAGACGGACTCGAAGGATTTCAACCCGGGCCGCGCCGGCATGGGTGGTTCGGACAAGCCGGACCTGAAGGCCGAATTCTCCAACACCAATCACGGTCGCGGCACCTGCTCCATGGCCCGCGCCCAGAATCCGAATTCCGCCAACTCGCAGTTCTTCATCTGCTTTGAGGACGCTTCCTTCCTCAACCGGCAGTACACGGTCTGGGGTCAGGTGATCGAAGGCATGGAGAACGTCGACAAGATCAAGCGCGGTGAGCCGGTGCAGAACCCCGACAAGATCGTCTCGCTGAAGGTCGCGGCCGACGTCGCAGCCTGAAGCTGAAGGGACCATGGAGATGGCAGCTGTATTGTGGGCACTGCTGGGCGTGATGGCTGGCGCTTTCGTCGCCATTCAGGCGCCCATCAATGCTGAACTGGCGCGCGGGCTTGGCTCGCCGCTGGCTGCTGCTGCCATCTCCTTTCTTGCCGGGGCCATCGTGCTTGGTGTGGTGACTTTCATCGTGACCCGCACGCAGGGCACCTCTATTACCTGGCGCGAGCCGCAGGCGTGGCTGTTCGTGGCGGGCGGTTTGCTCGGCACCGTCTATGTCACGACGAGCATTCTCCTTATTCCGCGCATCGGTGCCGCAGCGCTGATCGCCTTTCTGATTACCGGACAGCTCATTGCAGGAATGGTCATCGACCGCGTTGGATTTCTGGGCGTTGCCGTGCGCGAAATATCGCTCGGACGGCTGGCCGGCGCGGGGCTCCTGATCGTCGGAGCGGTGATGGTCCGCTATCTCTGATGCGTGTCGATCTTTTCGATTTCGATCTTCCTGAAGAGCACATTGCGTTGCGCCCGGCCGAGCCTCGCGACTCCGCAAGGCTGCTGAAAGTCCGCTCCGGCGAACCTTTTGAAGATCTCTCCGTGCGCGATCTGCCCTCGTTGCTGCAGCCGGGCGACGTGCTGGTGTTCAACGACACCAGAGTTATCCCCGCACAGCTGAAGGGCATGCGCCGGCGCGGCGAAGCAACGGCGCTGGTTGACGCGACGCTGCATATGCGCGTCGGCCCCGACCGGTGGCTGGCTTTCATGCGGCCCGGCAAACGGGTAGCCGAAGGCGACCGAATTCATTTCGGCCACGACGGCTCATCCTGTTTCCTCGGTCAGCTTGATGCCACTGTTGTTGAAAAGCGGGAAGGCGGCGAAGTGCTGCTGTCTTTCGATGTGTCGGGTCCCTTCCTCGACGAGGCGCTGCATGCGGTCGGACACATTCCGCTTCCGCCTTACATCGCCTCGAAGCGCGCGGATGACGAGCGCGACCGTCTCGACTACCAGACCATCTATGCCAGGGAAGAAGGCGCGGTCGCCGCTCCCACCGCCGGCCTGCATTTCACGCCGGAGCTGTTTGCGGCACTCGATGACATGGGCGTGGAACGCCGCTTCGTGACGCTTCATGTCGGGGCCGGCACCTTCCTGCCAGTCAAGGCGGACGATACAGACCAGCACAGGATGCACGCCGAAAGCGGCGTCGTATCCGCTGAAACTGCCGCTGCCCTCAATGCCGCCCGCGAGCGTGGAAGCCGCATCGTTGCGGTCGGGACGACTTCGTTGCGTCTTCTGGAAAGTGCGGCGGCGGAAGATGGCTCCCTGAAGGAATGGTCCGGGGCCACGGATATTTTCATCACGCCCGGATACCGCTTCCGCACCGCAGACATGCTGATGACGAATTTCCATCTGCCGCGCTCCACGCTGTTCATGCTGGTTTCGGCCTTTGCCGGAATGGAAACGATGCGGGCCGCTTACGAACATGCGATTTCGACCGGCTATCGCTTCTATTCCTATGGCGATTCCAGCCTTCTTTTCAGGCAGCAGACATGACGGAAAATTTTTCCTTTCGCGTGCTCGCGAGTGATGGCAAAGCGCGGCGAGGCGAGGTTGTGATGCCGCGCGGCACGGTGCGCACTCCGGCTTTCATGCCTGTAGGCACCGGCGGAACCGTCAAGGCCATGTATATGGATCAGGTGCGCGGCACAGGCGCCGACATCATCCTTGGCAACACCTACCACCTCATGCTGCGGCCGGGCGCGGAGCGGGTGGCCCGGCTTGGTGGCCTGCATGAACTGGCGCGGTGGCCGTGGCCCATTCTCACCGATTCCGGCGGCTTTCAGGTCATGTCCCTGTCGAAGCTGCGCAAGCTGACCGAGCATGGCGTCACCTTCCGCTCGCACATCGACGGCGCACCCTATGAGATGACGCCCGAGCGCTCGATCGAAATACAGGGGCTGCTCGATTCCGACATTCAGATGCAGCTCGACGAATGCACGGCGCTGCCGGCCGAACATGCCGAGATCGAGCGCGCCATGGAGCTGTCGCTGCGCTGGGCGGAGCGCTGCAAGACGGCATTCGGCGACCAGCCGGGCAAGGCCATGTTCGGCATAGTGCAGGGCGGCGACAATCCGGAACTGCGGGTGCGGTCTGCACAGGCGCTGAAGGCGATGGACCTGAAAGGCTACGCGGTTGGCGGTCTTGCCGTGGGCGAGCCGCAGGCAGTGATGCTGGACATGCTTGAGATCACCTGTCCGGAACTTCCCATCGACAAGCCGCGCTACCTGATGGGCGTGGGTACGCCCGACGACATACTGAAATCAGTGGCACGCGGCATCGACATGTTCGACTGCGTGATGCCGACGCGGGCAGGGCGGCATGGGCTGGCTTACACGCGTCGCGGCAAGGTCAATCTGCGCAATGCCCGCCATGCCGACGATCACCGTCCGCTGGACGAGGAAAGCGATTGCCCCGCCGCGCGCGACTATTCCCGGGCCTATCTCCATCATCTCGTGCGTTCGCAGGAAGCGCTGGGGGCGATGCTGCTGACCTGGAACAACCTCGCCTACTACCAGCGCCTGATGCAGGATATTCGCGACGCCATCGAGGCCGGACAGTTCGTCGAGCGTGCCGCCGCAATTTCGGAAGGTTGGGCGAGGGGCGACATCCCGG
Proteins encoded:
- the queA gene encoding tRNA preQ1(34) S-adenosylmethionine ribosyltransferase-isomerase QueA, with the translated sequence MRVDLFDFDLPEEHIALRPAEPRDSARLLKVRSGEPFEDLSVRDLPSLLQPGDVLVFNDTRVIPAQLKGMRRRGEATALVDATLHMRVGPDRWLAFMRPGKRVAEGDRIHFGHDGSSCFLGQLDATVVEKREGGEVLLSFDVSGPFLDEALHAVGHIPLPPYIASKRADDERDRLDYQTIYAREEGAVAAPTAGLHFTPELFAALDDMGVERRFVTLHVGAGTFLPVKADDTDQHRMHAESGVVSAETAAALNAARERGSRIVAVGTTSLRLLESAAAEDGSLKEWSGATDIFITPGYRFRTADMLMTNFHLPRSTLFMLVSAFAGMETMRAAYEHAISTGYRFYSYGDSSLLFRQQT
- a CDS encoding peptidylprolyl isomerase — protein: MLKKLAAFAIVVGGLAVAALPVTAAEPEDTLVLTLKDGDVTIGLRPDLAPKHVEQIRKLVRDGAYDNVAFHRVIDGFMAQTGDVQYGDMEDGFNPGAVGTGGSDLPDLPAEFSNEKFERGVVGMARAQNPNSANSQFFIMFAPAPSLNGDYTVVGKVESGMDLVDKIKKGSNAQNGAVASPDRIVKARIAADN
- a CDS encoding MarC family protein; this translates as MPNFDSLFNAFVTLLVTIDPPGLAPIFLAVTSNMNRAQRKQVSVRASVIGFALLALFAVAGSSILSVFGITLAAFRVAGGFLLFFIAFEMVFEKRNDRKEKISDVAITRDHIHNIAAFPLAIPLIAGPGAISATVLLSGSFQGFAGQAALVGIIFLCLAVTYLVFLLAERIDRILGETGRSILTRLLGVILAALAVQFVADGVKALIAG
- a CDS encoding DMT family transporter — its product is MAAVLWALLGVMAGAFVAIQAPINAELARGLGSPLAAAAISFLAGAIVLGVVTFIVTRTQGTSITWREPQAWLFVAGGLLGTVYVTTSILLIPRIGAAALIAFLITGQLIAGMVIDRVGFLGVAVREISLGRLAGAGLLIVGAVMVRYL
- a CDS encoding peptidylprolyl isomerase; the encoded protein is MAEIKDRENALIMETTQGQVVIELFPDLAPGHVGRIKELAREGAYDGVVFHRVIDGFMAQTGDVKFGKTDSKDFNPGRAGMGGSDKPDLKAEFSNTNHGRGTCSMARAQNPNSANSQFFICFEDASFLNRQYTVWGQVIEGMENVDKIKRGEPVQNPDKIVSLKVAADVAA
- the gyrA gene encoding DNA gyrase subunit A; its protein translation is MTDKDTPRGADGDPTGIEPISIVEEMQRSYLDYAMSVIVSRALPDVRDGLKPVHRRILYASHESGYHWNRKYVKSARPVADVMGKYHPHGDASIYDALVRMAQDWSMSVPLIDGQGNFGSIDGDPPAAMRYTEARLAKVAHELLEDIDKDTVDFQDTYDASGQEPRVIPARFPNLLVNGSGGIAVGMATNIPPHNLAEVCNGAIAVIDNPAIDLTDLMEIIPGPDFPTGGIVLGRSGIYNAYSTGRGSIVMRGKVDIEPMRGDREAIVITEVPYQVNKASMIEKMAELVRDKRIEGISDIRDESDRQGYRVVVELKRDANAEVILNQLYRYTPLQTSFGANVVALNGGKPEVMTLIDMLKAFATFREEVISRRTKYLLRKARDRAHVLVGLAIAVANIDEVIKLIRHAPDPQTAREQLMERRWPAADVESLIHLIDDPRHRINEDGTYNLSEEQARAILELRLQRLTALGRDEIADELNTIGEEIRDYLDILSSRARIQQIVKDELIAVRDEFGVPRRTELADGGADMDDEDLIQREDMVVTVSHSGYIKRVPLSLYRAQRRGGKGRSGMSTKDEDFVTRLFVANTHTPVLFFSSRGIVYKEKVWRLPIGSPQSRGKALINMLPLQQGERITTIMPLPEDEASWGELDVMFATTRGTVRRNKLSDFVDVKRNGKIAMKLDEGDEILGVETCTENDDVLVTVASGQCIRFSVSDVRVFAGRNSVGVRGISMAEGDRAISMTIIEHVDASPAERAAYLKRAAVERRLLSGNGDDEEIALTNEEVGEDAQIDDERYEFLKAHEQFVLTVTEFGYGKRSSSYDFRLTNRGGKGIRATDVSKVDEIGRLVATFPVGNDDQIMLVSDGGTVIRVPVHGIRFASRATKGVTIFNTAEGEKVVSVERISEPGSDEDENGDAETDAVNGGEGSDAAGDIPATSEGPEISEGGEPQAE
- the coaD gene encoding pantetheine-phosphate adenylyltransferase — its product is MTERIAIYAGSFDPLTNGHLDVLKASLAIADKVYAAIGIHPGKKPLFSFEERVDLISSVARHELGSDSERISVVSFDGLVVEAARRLGASIMIRGLRDGTDLDYEMQMAGMNEVMAPDLQTIFLPASPSVRTITATLVRQIAAMGGNIEPFVPAAVVSPLIAKFAK
- the tgt gene encoding tRNA guanosine(34) transglycosylase Tgt → MTENFSFRVLASDGKARRGEVVMPRGTVRTPAFMPVGTGGTVKAMYMDQVRGTGADIILGNTYHLMLRPGAERVARLGGLHELARWPWPILTDSGGFQVMSLSKLRKLTEHGVTFRSHIDGAPYEMTPERSIEIQGLLDSDIQMQLDECTALPAEHAEIERAMELSLRWAERCKTAFGDQPGKAMFGIVQGGDNPELRVRSAQALKAMDLKGYAVGGLAVGEPQAVMLDMLEITCPELPIDKPRYLMGVGTPDDILKSVARGIDMFDCVMPTRAGRHGLAYTRRGKVNLRNARHADDHRPLDEESDCPAARDYSRAYLHHLVRSQEALGAMLLTWNNLAYYQRLMQDIRDAIEAGQFVERAAAISEGWARGDIPAL